From the genome of Arthrobacter alpinus, one region includes:
- a CDS encoding flagellar hook assembly protein FlgD, whose protein sequence is MNLLVAQLRNQDPSSPMDTNQMISQTTQLATMEKLTSMDKVAIENFSLQMRMSAAALIGQTVSWLDKDGTTTKSGVAESVSFASGVPVVKVGEMNIPLDQISGVTAPQINIPQPA, encoded by the coding sequence ATGAACTTGTTGGTGGCTCAGCTGCGCAACCAGGACCCGTCCTCACCCATGGACACGAACCAGATGATCAGCCAAACCACCCAGTTAGCCACCATGGAAAAGCTCACCAGCATGGACAAGGTCGCCATCGAGAACTTCTCGCTGCAGATGCGCATGTCGGCGGCCGCGTTGATTGGACAGACCGTCTCGTGGCTGGACAAGGACGGTACCACCACCAAGAGTGGCGTTGCCGAATCCGTCTCCTTCGCCTCCGGTGTTCCCGTGGTGAAGGTGGGCGAGATGAACATTCCCCTGGACCAAATTTCCGGCGTCACAGCACCTCAAATTAATATTCCCCAACCGGCATAG